CTCCTGAACTTTCCCGCCTATGCTCTTCAGATCAACGTCATATGATGGCGCTTGAGCGGTCCCGGTGATCGTGAGCGGGAGACTCACTCGGCCATCTTTCATCGCGATTTTGACGACTGGTGACGTCTCGACGATCTTCCGGCTCAGATCTTGTGAGAGATTCATGTTCACGATCAGGTTCAACCTCTGATCGAATCCGACGGTACCGCCGCCGGTGGCCTGAAAGTCATGGCTGTCCATCAACAGCCGCTGCACATTGATCACCCCTTGCTTGATGACGAGATCCGTTTCGATCGTCGAAAACGCCGTCGCTTTGGCATTGTCGAGCGAAATACCGGAAATTTTGAGTGCCGAGACTATCTCCTGGAGAAGATTCACCCCTTCGATCTTCCCATCCTTGACCGCCATATGCCCGGTTCCTTCCAAGGTTTTTGTCAGGTCCGGCATGGAGAATCCCTTGCCTAGCAGCGAAAGATCGGCACTGGCTGTGCCGCTGACGGAAATCGGTGTCTCGGCGACCGCATTGAGCGCCGGACCGAGCTGCACTCCTTGAACCGTGACGCCCCCCTTGAACGGCGGCGCATCGGACCCAGCGATCAGTTTGCCCTGCCCCTTCACCTGGCCGTCCAACAGTTGGAACGACAGGGTGTTCAGCATAACCTCTTGTCCCCTCACTCTCGCCGCGATCTGAAAATTCTTAATCTCGACCGGCTTTTTTAGGGGAAGCGAGACCGGAAGGTTTGCAGTATTGATCACCGGCGAAGTGATGTAGATGTTGGCGTCGTTTCCGGCGGCGTTGCCTGTAATCGTAAAGTCCGTCTTCCCGACACCAAGCTCGAAACTGATCGCGTCGATGTCCATTGCTTCTCTCAGCGGACCGAACGACCCGTCGAGCTTCACCGGCAGATTGAACGGCTGCACCAGCGAACCGAAATGTAGACGTGGACTTCGGCCGAGCCGAACGTCCTGAAGGAACAACTCCATATCTTGCACCACATACTCCGTCGGCTTGGCTGCCGACAGATCGCGATAGGTCAATTTCCCGCCGTCGATGGAGACCCGATCCACGGCCAACAGCGCGAGAATTTTGAGCGGACCCTCCGTCGAGGGAATCGGAGCGCGCGACGGCTTTTCCGGCACCGCCACGCCTTTACGACCGATAGTGGAGGCGTTCAGAACTCCGTTTTGGTTCTTAATAACCGCAATGACCGGTTGGTGAAGCGTGATTTCCTCCACCTCCACCTTGCCGCTCAGCAACGGCATGAGCTTCACGCCGACATCCAGCGAGGAGAGCGATGCAAAGGGAGCTGAGCCGAAGGACGGATCATCCAGCACCGCGAATCCCGCCACTCGTGCGCCGATCCTCGGCCAGATGGTCAAGCGAATATCCTGTAGCTGAACCTTGCGGTTGAGAGCATCTTCGATGAGCGGTTTGTACTGAGCTTGATATTTATTGAGATCGACGAAAAACGGAAGGGCGAGCACAAGGCCGACGAGCAGGACCAGTAAGACGAGCAGGCCTATCAGGATCTTCATCGCGATCGCCCTCCAGTTGAAAATTGAGTATATAAATGGATTCCTGGTGAGTCAAACGAACAGCGCCGCAGACTGACCGTGGCAAGGTTACTCTATCAAAGCTATTAATGCCGAAATTACTGATGGGAATGTTTTCGGAAGAATTCCGCGATGGCTGATTTGTCGATCTGTTCCTGAGCCGCCCGCAAGACGAGCGATTCGAAGGCGGATTCATCTGCGTCTAACGTGAGTCCATTGAGTTTCAAAAACACGAATGCGGCCATCGTTCCCGTTCGCTTGTTCCCGTCGATGAACGGATGGTTCTGAACAATGTGGTACAGATAGGCTGCGGCCATTTCAAAGAGGTCGGCATGGAGATATTGATCCCCGAAACCCGCTTCAGGCATTCCGATCGCAGACCGTAGCAACTCAACATCACGAACGCCTAGACCTCCTCCATACCGTTCAATCTGGTCGGCATGGATATCGATGACATCCTCCACTGAGAGAAATCGTGGCTCAGCCATGAGCTAAGCCAGTCTTTTCAGCATCTTTCCATACCGTCGATTGCCTTCGTCCAGCGCCGCACGGAACTTCTTTTGGCGGGCGGTGTCCTGAACAGGCGTTACGATGAGACACCTTCCATCTGTTTTGATGCTGAGCGGCGTCTCCACGTCAATCTCCAACAGATCAAGCACGCCTCGATCAATCACAAGAGCCAGACTGTTGCCATGCCTGGTCAATTTCTTGATCATTTTCATGCCTCCCATCGGTAATACAATGATGATACATCGTATCACCATGTTCAAGCGGGGTAAAGGCGTGAATGCCTACGGCGATGATTCGCTCCGTTTGTCCAGAAACATGCAGACCAACCTGATCTGTGAGAAGTGCCTGAAGGGGCTTGCAGTAAACAAGCCCCTCAGTGCATCTCAACGTTTCTTTCGGTTGATCAGGTTGCCGGATCGCACCTGACAGGCCAAGACGTCGCAGATGACGCGCGTGGCCATGAGGCTGGTAATCTCCGCTGCGTCGTAGGGTGGTGAACATTCGACGATTTCCATCCCCGCCAGCGGCTTCGTGTCCGCGATGATCTGGAGAAACTTCAGCACTTCACGCGGCAGAAACCCGCCCGGCTCCGGCCAACCGGTGCCCGGCACGAAGGCGGCGTCCAAGCAATCGACGTCGAAGCTCAGCCACACGGCATCCACGCCATCAAATGCCACTTCGAGTGCCTGTTTCGCAGCATTCTCGATGCCCATTTCCACGCAGTCGGTCACAGTCATGATCGTGGTTTGGCGTTCACGGCCGACCTTCACGCCGGGTCTGGGTGCTTGCCAGCCGCCGATGCCGATTTGAACAAGATTCTTAGCCGGCACATTAGGGATATTCGTCGCGTGAAACCAAGGCGTAGTATGCATGCGTTCATCGAGATCGGTCTCCTGCGTGTCCACATGCCGGTCGAAGTGGAGGATGCCGAGCTTCTTGCCGTTCATATTCTGAGCCACTCCCCGCACGGTGGCAAAGCCCAGGGAATGGTCTCCGCCGAGTACCACGGGAAACGCACCGCTGGCATAGACATGGCCCACGCCTTTACTGACTTGATCGAAGGTCTTCTCGATGTTACCGGGAATCGTAAACACGTCGCCGACATCGCAGATGGACACGGATTCCCGCAGATCCACGCCGAGTTCGAAGCTGTACGTTCCGTATAACGCCGAAATCTTGCGAATTCCCTGAGGTCCGAACCTGGTGCCGGCCCTATACGTCGTCCCGCCATCGAACGGCGCACCAAGAATGGCTACATCGTATTGACCGCACTTGCGGACATCTTCGACATATGGAGCCTTGATGAAGGTGTTGATGCCGGCGAAGTGCGGCAGTTCCCCACGGCTGAACGTGGGAATCCGGCGATCCTTGATGGAATCGGCGCCTGGCAGGCCCACTTCAAGGCCGTGGGCGATTTCCTCTTCATATTTCGTAGTCGGCAGCAGCGCTTCCGCTTCGACCGCGTACTTCGCCTCTGGCCCGTATTTGTCATGCAGTGGAACCTTGCCTTGGTATTTTCCCTTTTTCGTCACGATTACTCCTTTCTGAAAGATGGACGAATGTATGACTCTATTTGAACCCCCTTGCTGCAACAGGAAGCGTAATGAACCAGTCGGCTTTTCACTCCTGAGTTGGTGCAGACTCTCGCGGACGCATCCATGAGTAGATCCTTGTGAATTTAACGCTGACAAGGTAGAGGGTGGTCACCCCCAAGATGCTTCCCAGGACCAGCGGAACGGCCCAGAGTTGCCACCAGGGGGCGTCAGGCGAGGTAGCGTAGGGGCGCGGCCACGCGATATTGACGAATTCAAACACCGACCACAGAAACGCCGCTGTATTGATCAGCAAGCCCCACGCGCCCAGCTTCAGTTGACCTAACGAGGGGTCCCAACGCCCAGTGAGACGGGTGTAAAGTCCGACGCCCGTGGTCATTGCGAACATGGCGTACAACCCGCCCGTGCCGAATGCGAGCACCGTGGCGACCGCCTCATCGTTGAGTCCGAAGAGCAATCCGAGCGTGGCCAGCAGCACCGTGAACAGCACGGCATGATGAGGAGCGCCAGCAGCAGTGACTCGACAGAGGATGGCAGGCATACTTCCTTCGCGAGCCATGGAAAACACGATACGGGAGGTGTACTGAACCATGGACGACCCACAGGCCAGGAACGCGATCATGACGATCATCAGAAAAGGAGTTTCCGCCCAAACTCCAAAGTTGGCGACAATCACGGGTGTGACAGGATCGGACGCGGCGCTCGTATGGAGCAAGGTGTCGCGATTGAAGCTGAGGGTGAGGGCGGCGGAGTTGAAGAGCACCACGCTTCCCACCATGCAGAGAGAGAGGAAGATCGCGCGAGGAACCATCCGTTTGGGCTCGTGAGTTTCTTCGGCGATGGTTGAGCAGGCATCGAAGCCGATGAACGCCCAACCGGAAATGGCGAGCGCCGCCAAAAATGCAGCGGTCTGGCTAGGAGCGGTTCCTGTCCCCAGACGTGCGAACAGTTCGGAGAATTCATGCTGTCGAAAGAAAAGGAACAGCAATAGCGCGACCCCGAACGAGCCGACGATTTCCGCATAGACCCCCAGGGAAATAAGGAACTTAAAGACTCCGACGTGGACCAGATTGAGGACGGTGCAGATCAGCATGAACACCGCGCCCCAGATCACGAGTGTGACTCCTGTTCCGCTTCCTGATCCGAAAAAAATCGCCAACCAGATCCCGCCGGTGTAAGCGGTCGTGGTGAGCATCGCGATCGTGGAGCTGACGTAGATGGCCCCGGCATACGTCCCGGTAGCGACGCCTCCAAGCTGTCTCGCCCATTTGTACGCGCCGCCCGCGATCGGAATCTGCGAGGAGAGCTCCGCGTACACGGTCGCCACCAGCAACTGCATCACCAGACAGAGCGCCAGAGCTGGGAACCAACCACCGCCTGCGACCACTGTCTGGACACCGATAATGGCGTACAAGCCTGCAACCGGTGAGACGGTCGCGAATCCGATGGTGAGGCTGTTCCAGAGACTGAGGCTGCGGTTGAGAGTCTGAGGAATAGTGGTAGCGGGAGCAGGAAAAGTCATAGCCGGACGTTCGTTCGTTACCATGACAGACCTCTCTGACATGGCAGCAGGCCTGACTGATCCGGTAGG
The nucleotide sequence above comes from Nitrospira sp.. Encoded proteins:
- a CDS encoding AsmA family protein produces the protein MKILIGLLVLLVLLVGLVLALPFFVDLNKYQAQYKPLIEDALNRKVQLQDIRLTIWPRIGARVAGFAVLDDPSFGSAPFASLSSLDVGVKLMPLLSGKVEVEEITLHQPVIAVIKNQNGVLNASTIGRKGVAVPEKPSRAPIPSTEGPLKILALLAVDRVSIDGGKLTYRDLSAAKPTEYVVQDMELFLQDVRLGRSPRLHFGSLVQPFNLPVKLDGSFGPLREAMDIDAISFELGVGKTDFTITGNAAGNDANIYITSPVINTANLPVSLPLKKPVEIKNFQIAARVRGQEVMLNTLSFQLLDGQVKGQGKLIAGSDAPPFKGGVTVQGVQLGPALNAVAETPISVSGTASADLSLLGKGFSMPDLTKTLEGTGHMAVKDGKIEGVNLLQEIVSALKISGISLDNAKATAFSTIETDLVIKQGVINVQRLLMDSHDFQATGGGTVGFDQRLNLIVNMNLSQDLSRKIVETSPVVKIAMKDGRVSLPLTITGTAQAPSYDVDLKSIGGKVQEQVKKKLEEAVGGLFKGTTKPEDLKKEGQELLKGLFGR
- a CDS encoding APC family permease — translated: MVTNERPAMTFPAPATTIPQTLNRSLSLWNSLTIGFATVSPVAGLYAIIGVQTVVAGGGWFPALALCLVMQLLVATVYAELSSQIPIAGGAYKWARQLGGVATGTYAGAIYVSSTIAMLTTTAYTGGIWLAIFFGSGSGTGVTLVIWGAVFMLICTVLNLVHVGVFKFLISLGVYAEIVGSFGVALLLFLFFRQHEFSELFARLGTGTAPSQTAAFLAALAISGWAFIGFDACSTIAEETHEPKRMVPRAIFLSLCMVGSVVLFNSAALTLSFNRDTLLHTSAASDPVTPVIVANFGVWAETPFLMIVMIAFLACGSSMVQYTSRIVFSMAREGSMPAILCRVTAAGAPHHAVLFTVLLATLGLLFGLNDEAVATVLAFGTGGLYAMFAMTTGVGLYTRLTGRWDPSLGQLKLGAWGLLINTAAFLWSVFEFVNIAWPRPYATSPDAPWWQLWAVPLVLGSILGVTTLYLVSVKFTRIYSWMRPRESAPTQE
- a CDS encoding agmatinase family protein, with product MTKKGKYQGKVPLHDKYGPEAKYAVEAEALLPTTKYEEEIAHGLEVGLPGADSIKDRRIPTFSRGELPHFAGINTFIKAPYVEDVRKCGQYDVAILGAPFDGGTTYRAGTRFGPQGIRKISALYGTYSFELGVDLRESVSICDVGDVFTIPGNIEKTFDQVSKGVGHVYASGAFPVVLGGDHSLGFATVRGVAQNMNGKKLGILHFDRHVDTQETDLDERMHTTPWFHATNIPNVPAKNLVQIGIGGWQAPRPGVKVGRERQTTIMTVTDCVEMGIENAAKQALEVAFDGVDAVWLSFDVDCLDAAFVPGTGWPEPGGFLPREVLKFLQIIADTKPLAGMEIVECSPPYDAAEITSLMATRVICDVLACQVRSGNLINRKKR
- a CDS encoding type II toxin-antitoxin system death-on-curing family toxin, whose protein sequence is MAEPRFLSVEDVIDIHADQIERYGGGLGVRDVELLRSAIGMPEAGFGDQYLHADLFEMAAAYLYHIVQNHPFIDGNKRTGTMAAFVFLKLNGLTLDADESAFESLVLRAAQEQIDKSAIAEFFRKHSHQ